One part of the Paroedura picta isolate Pp20150507F chromosome 5, Ppicta_v3.0, whole genome shotgun sequence genome encodes these proteins:
- the LOC143838726 gene encoding C-type lectin lectoxin-Thr1-like, translated as MVPFSLTFHGFLVVCLFLKEAKSCQKDWTFYKGHCYGLFNEKLMWSDAQRECRNLGGSLASIHFPEEMSHLSQYIRKFIQGYENIWIGMMSPHNDQQWQWADHTPITYLPWDDGEPNNFLFLENCVELLYKKDYTRLNDNNCRRKQPYVCEQRAT; from the exons ATGGTGCCCTTCAGCCTCACCTTTCATGGCTTCCTTGTTGTCTGCCTGTTCCTGAAAG AAGCCAAATCTTGCCAGAAGGACTGGACGTTCTACAAAGGTCACTGCTATGGCCTCTTCAACGAGAAGCTGATGTGGTCAGATGCACAG CGTGAATGCCGTAACCTGGGGGGTAGCCTGGCCTCCATCCACTTCCCGGAAGAAATGAGTCATCTTTCCCAGTACATTCGCAAATTCATCCAAGGATATGAGAACATCTGGATCGGAATGATGTCGCCCCATAAC GATCAACAGTGGCAGTGGGCGGACCACACCCCCATCACCTACCTGCCCTGGGACGACGGAGAACCAAACAACTTCTTATTTCTTGAGAACTGTGTCGAGTTGCTATACAAGAAAG ATTACACCCGTTTGAACGATAATAACTGTAGGAGAAAGCAGCCTTATGTCTGCGAACAACGGGCGACTTAA
- the LOC143838727 gene encoding C-type lectin lectoxin-Thr1-like, whose product MVPFSLTFHGFLVVCLFLKEAKSCQTDWTFYKGHCYGLFNEKLTWTDAETECRNLGGHLASIHSQEEMSHLSQYIRKFIQRYENVWIGMYSPNKDQRWQWVDHTSISYQPWDDGEPDNFFFIEYCVMLIYKNDYTRLHDDNCLRKQPYVCKQVAT is encoded by the exons ATGGTGCCCTTCAGCCTCACCTTTCATGGCTTCCTTGTTGTCTGCCTGTTCCTGAAAG AAGCCAAATCTTGCCAGACGGACTGGACGTTCTACAAAGGTCACTGCTATGGCCTCTTCAACGAGAAGCTGACGTGGACAGATGCAGAG ACTGAATGCCGTAACCTGGGGGGTCACCTGGCCTCCATCCACAGCCAGGAAGAAATGAGTCATCTTTCCCAGTACATTCGCAAATTCATCCAACGATATGAGAACGTCTGGATCGGAATGTATTCGCCCAATAAG GATCAACGGTGGCAGTGGGTGGACCACACCTCCATCAGCTACCAGCCCTGGGACGACGGAGAACCAGACAACTTCTTTTTTATTGAGTACTGTGTCATGTTGATATACAAGAACG ATTACACCCGTTTGCACGATGATAACTGTCTCAGAAAGCAGCCCTATGTCTGCAAACAAGTGGCGACCTAA
- the LOC143838728 gene encoding C-type lectin lectoxin-Thr1-like, whose amino-acid sequence MVPFSLTFHGFLVVCLFLKEAKSCQKDWTFYKGHCYGLFNEKLTWTDAEVECHKLGGHLASIHSQEEMSHLSQYIRKFIQRYEDVWIGMYSPNKDRRWQWVDHTSISYQPWDDGEPDNFFFIEYCVMLIYKNDYTRLHDDNCLRKQPYVCKQVAT is encoded by the exons ATGGTGCCCTTCAGCCTCACCTTTCATGGCTTCCTTGTTGTCTGCCTGTTCCTGAAAG AAGCCAAATCTTGCCAGAAGGACTGGACGTTCTACAAAGGTCACTGCTATGGCCTCTTCAACGAGAAGCTGACGTGGACAGATGCAGAG GTTGAATGCCATAAACTGGGGGGTCACCTGGCCTCCATCCACAGCCAGGAAGAAATGAGTCATCTTTCCCAGTACATTCGCAAATTCATCCAACGATATGAGGACGTCTGGATCGGAATGTATTCGCCCAATAAG GATCGACGGTGGCAGTGGGTGGACCACACCTCCATCAGCTACCAGCCCTGGGACGACGGAGAACCAGACAACTTCTTTTTTATTGAGTACTGTGTCATGTTGATATACAAGAACG ATTACACCCGTTTGCACGATGATAACTGTCTCAGAAAGCAGCCCTATGTCTGCAAACAAGTGGCGACCTAA